One window of the Mycobacterium sp. SVM_VP21 genome contains the following:
- a CDS encoding YlxR family protein has protein sequence MIQRETSTTASRTHRSPDGPVRTCVGCRKRALTVELLRVVAVSTENGNGAVIIDRAGKQPGRGAWLHPASECLHAAIRRRAFVRALRISGSPDVSGVEEYFEGFEDRLTAPGNRTGSEEHEHTVKSR, from the coding sequence GTGATCCAGCGCGAGACTTCGACAACCGCCTCGCGGACGCACCGTTCCCCAGATGGACCGGTGCGCACGTGTGTCGGATGCCGGAAACGTGCGTTGACCGTCGAATTGCTTCGGGTGGTCGCGGTGTCAACGGAGAACGGCAACGGCGCCGTGATCATTGACCGCGCGGGCAAGCAACCGGGGCGGGGTGCGTGGTTGCATCCCGCATCGGAGTGCCTGCACGCGGCGATTCGGAGACGGGCATTCGTGCGCGCGCTGCGGATCAGCGGTTCCCCGGATGTATCCGGGGTGGAGGAGTACTTCGAAGGATTCGAAGATCGGCTCACCGCCCCGGGCAACAGAACAGGTAGCGAAGAACATGAGCACACCGTGAAGTCCCGATGA
- the infB gene encoding translation initiation factor IF-2 produces the protein MAKARVHELAKELGVTSKEVLARLSEQGEFVKSASSTVEAPVARRLRESFGGGKPAPKAEAPAAPAPAKAAPAPAATPGPAKPAPAPAADGAAAKPAAPAAPAAAKPAAPAAAVAPAAPAAPAAETPPPAAAAASPAAPPAPGPRPAAPGPKPGARTPRVGNNPFSSAQPVERAIPRPHPQAPRPGGAPRPGMPRPGGGATPGNMPGRSSNFGAQGRPARPGGPPRPGGGGRPGGPGGRPGGPGGGPGGNYRGGGAGGPGGAGGPAGAGAGGFRGRPGGGGGGRPGQRGGAAGAFGRPGGAPKRGRKSKRAKRAEYENMQAPVVGGVRLPHGNGETIRLARGASLSDFADKINANPAALVQALFNLGEMVTATQSVGDETLELLGSEMNFVVQVVSPEDEDRELLESFDLTYGEDEGGEEDLQSRPPVVTVMGHVDHGKTRLLDTIRKANVREGEAGGITQHIGAYQVGVDFDGSERLITFIDTPGHEAFTAMRARGAKATDIAILVVAADDGVMPQTVEAINHAQAADVPIVVAVNKIDKEGADPAKIRGQLTEYGLVAEDFGGDTMFVDISAKQGTNIAALEEAVLLTADAALDLRANPDMEAQGVAIEAHLDRGRGPVATVLIQRGTLRVGDSIVAGDAYGRVRRMVDEHGEDVEEATPSRPVQVIGFTSVPGAGDNLLVVDEDRIARQIADKRNARKRNALAARSRKRISLEDLDSALKETSQLNLILKGDNAGTVEALEEALMGIQIDDEVQLRVIDRGVGGITETNVNLASASDAIIIGFNVRAEGKATELANREGVEIRYYSVIYQAIEEIESALKGMLKPIYEEKELGRAEIRAMFRSSKVGNIAGCLVTSGIMRRNAKARLLRDNVVIAETVTISSLRREKDDVTEVRDGYECGLTLTYNDIKEGDVIQAYELVEKART, from the coding sequence GTGGCAAAGGCCCGCGTACACGAGTTGGCCAAGGAACTCGGTGTCACCAGCAAGGAAGTTCTCGCCCGCCTGAGCGAGCAGGGCGAATTCGTCAAGTCGGCATCCTCAACCGTGGAAGCCCCCGTCGCGCGGCGGCTGCGCGAGTCCTTCGGCGGCGGCAAGCCCGCGCCGAAGGCCGAAGCGCCCGCGGCCCCAGCGCCCGCCAAGGCCGCTCCGGCCCCGGCGGCAACACCGGGACCGGCGAAGCCGGCACCGGCCCCTGCGGCTGACGGTGCGGCCGCAAAGCCCGCCGCTCCCGCCGCTCCCGCCGCCGCAAAGCCGGCGGCTCCCGCAGCTGCAGTGGCTCCGGCCGCTCCGGCAGCCCCAGCGGCCGAGACCCCGCCGCCGGCAGCTGCAGCAGCCTCCCCGGCGGCTCCGCCCGCTCCCGGCCCCCGGCCGGCAGCACCGGGCCCCAAGCCCGGCGCCCGCACCCCGCGTGTCGGCAACAACCCGTTCTCCTCGGCGCAGCCGGTCGAGCGCGCCATTCCGCGTCCGCACCCGCAGGCGCCCCGCCCCGGCGGAGCCCCCCGACCCGGCATGCCCCGCCCCGGCGGCGGAGCGACGCCGGGCAACATGCCCGGACGCAGCAGCAACTTCGGCGCACAGGGTCGCCCGGCACGTCCCGGTGGTCCGCCGCGGCCCGGCGGCGGTGGCCGCCCCGGGGGCCCCGGAGGCCGTCCTGGCGGTCCCGGCGGCGGTCCGGGCGGTAACTACCGCGGTGGCGGAGCCGGCGGTCCCGGCGGTGCGGGTGGCCCCGCAGGCGCCGGCGCCGGAGGTTTCCGGGGCCGTCCCGGTGGTGGCGGCGGAGGTCGTCCCGGCCAGCGCGGTGGCGCGGCCGGCGCGTTCGGTAGGCCCGGCGGTGCACCTAAGCGGGGACGCAAGTCGAAGCGGGCGAAACGCGCCGAATACGAGAACATGCAGGCACCGGTCGTCGGTGGCGTGCGGTTGCCGCACGGCAACGGCGAGACCATCCGGCTGGCCCGCGGCGCATCGCTGTCCGACTTCGCCGACAAGATCAACGCCAACCCGGCTGCCCTGGTGCAGGCGCTGTTCAACCTCGGTGAGATGGTCACCGCCACCCAGTCGGTCGGCGACGAGACGCTGGAGCTGCTGGGCAGCGAGATGAACTTCGTCGTGCAGGTCGTCTCGCCCGAGGACGAGGACCGCGAGCTGCTGGAGTCCTTCGACCTGACCTATGGCGAGGATGAGGGCGGCGAGGAGGACCTGCAGAGCCGCCCGCCGGTGGTCACCGTGATGGGTCACGTCGACCACGGCAAGACCCGCCTGCTCGACACGATTCGCAAGGCCAACGTCCGCGAGGGCGAGGCCGGTGGCATCACCCAGCACATCGGCGCCTACCAGGTGGGCGTCGACTTCGACGGCTCCGAGCGCCTGATCACGTTCATCGACACCCCGGGTCACGAGGCCTTCACCGCCATGCGTGCCCGTGGTGCCAAGGCCACCGACATCGCGATCCTGGTGGTGGCCGCCGATGACGGCGTGATGCCCCAGACGGTGGAGGCGATCAACCACGCCCAGGCGGCCGACGTGCCGATCGTGGTGGCGGTCAACAAGATCGACAAGGAAGGTGCCGACCCGGCCAAGATCCGCGGGCAGCTCACCGAGTACGGCCTGGTCGCCGAGGACTTCGGTGGCGACACCATGTTCGTCGACATCTCCGCCAAGCAGGGCACCAACATCGCCGCGCTAGAGGAGGCGGTGCTGCTGACCGCCGACGCCGCCCTGGATCTGCGGGCCAACCCCGACATGGAGGCCCAGGGTGTGGCGATCGAGGCGCACTTGGACCGTGGTCGCGGCCCGGTGGCCACCGTGCTGATCCAGCGCGGCACGCTGCGGGTCGGCGACTCGATCGTCGCCGGCGACGCCTACGGCCGAGTCCGTCGGATGGTCGACGAACACGGCGAGGACGTCGAAGAGGCGACCCCGTCGCGGCCGGTGCAGGTCATCGGGTTCACCTCGGTGCCCGGTGCCGGTGACAACCTGCTGGTTGTCGACGAGGACCGGATCGCTCGCCAGATCGCCGACAAGCGCAACGCCCGCAAGCGCAACGCGCTGGCCGCGCGCTCGCGCAAGCGGATCTCCCTGGAGGACCTGGACTCGGCGCTGAAGGAAACCAGTCAGCTGAACCTGATCCTCAAGGGCGACAACGCCGGTACCGTCGAGGCGCTGGAAGAGGCCTTGATGGGAATCCAGATCGACGACGAGGTGCAGCTGCGGGTGATCGACCGCGGTGTCGGTGGCATCACCGAGACCAACGTCAACCTGGCATCGGCGTCGGACGCGATCATCATCGGGTTCAACGTGCGTGCGGAGGGCAAGGCCACCGAGCTGGCCAACCGCGAGGGTGTGGAGATCCGGTACTACTCGGTCATTTACCAAGCCATCGAAGAGATCGAGAGTGCGCTCAAGGGCATGCTCAAGCCGATCTACGAGGAGAAGGAGCTGGGGCGTGCCGAGATTCGCGCCATGTTCCGTTCCTCCAAGGTGGGCAACATCGCGGGCTGCCTGGTCACTTCGGGCATCATGCGCCGCAACGCCAAGGCGCGGTTGCTGCGTGACAACGTGGTGATCGCCGAGACCGTCACGATCTCCTCGCTGCGGCGGGAGAAGGACGATGTCACCGAGGTCCGCGACGGCTACGAGTGTGGTCTGACGCTGACCTACAACGACATCAAGGAAGGCGACGTCATCCAGGCCTACGAGCTCGTCGAGAAGGCTCGGACGTAG